In the Flavobacterium acetivorans genome, one interval contains:
- a CDS encoding tetratricopeptide repeat-containing sensor histidine kinase — translation MFQKKRILCLLLLLGIFSSNAFSQSKTPPKKAIIKLAQDATTLMHKENYEKSLVKSRLALKYAIAIKDNVLIATCYNTIAANFDGISESEKAVFYYKKALLYAQRTNSDNLKNWINNNLGNIYFFDKKEYEKGIYYYKKSLEFSTKTKDSAQIYFTKLNIAWAYFDIGDFDKGLVYLNYINKHHSRSGDASTIVALNMLNGMYYSHSGEAKKATIFFEEAIKQGIMGEEKSDLSFSHEEYAKFLMKKGNYKKAYENLVLFNKITKELNDEEKLKKANVAGINLELDEYKREIDNIETKYKSEQQLLLEKQSKNKQISIIIISILLLIIILFYFFFQNTRLKQKNDLKDVESKIQLKILDASISGQEMERKKIAAFLHDNISALLSSAGLHLSVFCAQNQITDCEEIKKTKTILSDAHDNVRDLSHRLLPSLLVRFGLFYALNDLCEKNSNSNIQFEYSSSIATKIRYREEFELKIYFIVTELFNNIIKHSQATNAKLTIEQENNQLLIEVKDNGKGFDTTESHIIEGFGLNRIRARLNNIEGEITIESVLYQGTNIYIKAPFLQNES, via the coding sequence ATGTTTCAAAAAAAAAGAATTTTATGTCTTTTGCTATTACTGGGCATTTTTAGTAGCAATGCCTTTTCCCAGAGTAAAACGCCACCCAAAAAAGCAATTATCAAACTTGCCCAGGACGCCACTACTCTCATGCATAAGGAAAATTATGAGAAGTCTTTAGTAAAATCAAGACTAGCCTTAAAATATGCCATCGCCATCAAAGACAATGTTTTAATCGCTACTTGCTACAACACTATTGCTGCTAATTTTGATGGCATTTCCGAATCAGAAAAAGCGGTTTTCTATTATAAAAAAGCGCTACTTTACGCCCAAAGAACCAACAGCGATAATCTAAAAAATTGGATAAACAACAACTTGGGAAATATTTATTTTTTTGATAAAAAAGAATATGAAAAAGGAATCTATTACTACAAAAAATCATTAGAATTTAGCACGAAAACAAAAGATTCTGCCCAAATTTATTTCACAAAACTCAATATAGCTTGGGCCTATTTTGATATTGGAGACTTCGACAAAGGACTAGTTTACCTCAATTATATTAATAAACACCATTCTAGATCAGGAGACGCATCGACCATTGTAGCCCTAAATATGCTTAACGGCATGTATTATTCACACTCAGGCGAGGCTAAAAAAGCGACTATTTTTTTTGAAGAGGCTATTAAACAAGGAATTATGGGTGAAGAAAAATCAGATTTATCCTTTAGCCATGAAGAATACGCCAAATTCCTTATGAAAAAAGGCAATTATAAAAAAGCGTATGAAAACTTAGTATTATTTAACAAAATAACAAAGGAACTTAACGATGAAGAAAAGCTAAAAAAAGCTAATGTTGCCGGAATCAACTTGGAATTAGACGAATACAAAAGAGAAATTGACAATATAGAAACAAAGTACAAATCAGAACAACAATTGCTTTTAGAAAAACAGTCTAAGAACAAACAAATCAGTATTATAATTATTTCTATATTACTTCTAATTATCATTCTCTTTTACTTTTTCTTTCAAAATACAAGACTAAAACAAAAAAACGATCTTAAAGATGTAGAAAGCAAAATTCAGTTGAAAATCTTAGATGCCTCGATAAGCGGACAAGAGATGGAACGAAAAAAAATTGCTGCTTTTTTACATGACAATATCAGCGCCTTATTATCTTCGGCTGGATTGCATTTAAGTGTATTTTGCGCACAAAACCAAATAACCGATTGTGAGGAAATAAAAAAAACAAAAACTATTCTCAGCGATGCACACGATAACGTTCGGGACTTATCTCATCGACTGCTGCCTTCCTTACTGGTTCGGTTCGGGCTATTTTATGCTCTGAATGATCTTTGCGAAAAAAATTCAAATTCAAATATCCAATTCGAATATTCGAGCTCAATAGCAACAAAAATCCGCTATAGAGAAGAATTTGAATTAAAAATATACTTTATCGTAACCGAACTTTTTAACAACATCATAAAACACAGTCAGGCTACGAATGCAAAATTAACGATTGAGCAAGAAAACAACCAATTACTTATTGAAGTCAAAGACAATGGAAAAGGATTTGACACTACTGAATCTCATATTATAGAAGGTTTTGGGTTAAATAGAATAAGAGCTCGTCTCAACAATATTGAGGGTGAAATCACTATTGAATCTGTACTCTATCAAGGAACAAATATCTACATAAAAGCACCTTTTTTACAAAATGAATCCTAA
- a CDS encoding response regulator, whose product MTPKIRIHLADDHQVLIDGMKTLLQTISNFEIVGFSLDGSTLFEEVTNNKADILILDISMPKKDGIEVIKEFSKNGFPCKVIILSSYDDLKIIKEVMKLGASAYLTKQCAGENIVEAIQAVANGEEYFSNLVREKIFNTATKDNLKLNKQKPTINSLLTERELEIITLIALEYSGKEISEQLFISTNTVETHRKNIIKKLNAKNTISLVKFAIKNNLIKS is encoded by the coding sequence ATGACACCAAAAATACGAATACATCTTGCTGATGACCACCAAGTGCTTATTGACGGAATGAAGACGCTATTGCAAACTATTTCTAACTTTGAGATTGTAGGCTTCTCCTTAGACGGCAGCACTCTTTTTGAAGAAGTTACAAACAATAAAGCAGACATTCTCATTCTGGATATCAGCATGCCAAAAAAAGACGGCATCGAAGTGATTAAAGAATTTTCTAAGAACGGTTTTCCCTGCAAAGTCATTATTCTTTCCAGCTATGATGATTTAAAAATCATAAAGGAAGTCATGAAACTGGGCGCCAGTGCTTACTTGACAAAGCAATGTGCAGGCGAAAACATAGTAGAGGCCATTCAGGCCGTTGCGAATGGGGAAGAATATTTCAGTAATTTAGTTCGAGAAAAAATATTTAACACCGCAACCAAAGACAACCTCAAATTAAACAAGCAAAAGCCTACTATTAATTCCTTATTAACAGAAAGAGAACTTGAAATCATTACCTTAATTGCCTTAGAATATAGCGGTAAAGAAATAAGCGAACAGTTATTTATCAGTACTAATACAGTTGAAACGCACCGTAAAAACATCATAAAAAAATTAAATGCAAAGAATACCATTAGCCTAGTTAAATTTGCCATTAAAAATAATTTGATTAAATCCTAA
- a CDS encoding DUF4293 domain-containing protein has translation MIQRIQTIYLLLAFIVTGILPFLFPLWTMNNGIDYFFAQNPLYVILLGLSTTLALVSIISFKKRQLQFVLGRLNIILNLILLGLFVYRSLNLSGETVVVSEKGIGMFLPILAIVLLVLANKAIKKDEDLVKSVDRLR, from the coding sequence ATGATACAAAGAATTCAAACCATATATTTACTGCTAGCATTTATAGTTACTGGGATATTGCCCTTTTTATTTCCTTTATGGACAATGAACAACGGTATCGATTATTTCTTTGCTCAAAACCCGCTTTATGTTATTTTACTGGGTTTAAGCACCACGCTAGCTTTAGTGAGTATTATTTCATTTAAAAAAAGACAACTTCAATTTGTATTAGGCAGATTGAATATCATATTAAATTTAATTTTATTAGGCTTATTTGTATATCGTTCGCTAAACTTATCTGGAGAGACAGTAGTTGTCTCTGAGAAAGGTATTGGGATGTTTCTACCTATCTTGGCTATCGTATTATTAGTTTTAGCTAATAAGGCCATCAAGAAGGATGAAGATCTTGTAAAATCTGTGGACAGGTTGAGGTAA
- the rho gene encoding transcription termination factor Rho gives MFDISALKEMKLAELQEIAKAAKTIKFNGVKKETLIGQILEHQANHIAAKPETKPEADTEESKPKRARIVPVKKAVIQKNKIAPVVVNEEKSLESSGVSQELDFSAVETTSDAVLDETAPKTIIPVEKKGTKVIKFNKSAYEKKIALKKDKEKEKEKVTVTVADNDAVADKEIVVESTIVSTTEAIVPSKKINPHDRKRTDDANQLNKQNPNQNPNFKNKKNNFRDSDFEFDGIIESEGVLEMMPDGYGFLRSSDYNYLASPDDIYLSTSQIRLFGLKTGDTVKGVVRPPKEGEKFFPLVRVLKINGHDPQVVRDRVSFEHLTPVFPSEKFKLAEKQSTISTRIIDLFSPIGKGQRGMIVAQPKTGKTMLLKEIANAIAANHPEVYLIVLLIDERPEEVTDMQRSVRGEVIASTFDREPQEHVKIANIVLEKAKRLVECGHDVVILLDSITRLARAYNTVQPASGKVLSGGVDANALQKPKRFFGAARNVENGGSLSIIATALTETGSKMDEVIFEEFKGTGNMELQLDRKIANKRIFPAIDLTSSSTRRDDMLLDQKTLQRMWIMRKYLSDMNPVEAMDFINDRFKKTRNNDEFLISMND, from the coding sequence ATGTTTGATATTTCTGCATTAAAAGAAATGAAGCTTGCTGAGCTCCAAGAAATAGCTAAGGCTGCAAAAACCATAAAATTTAACGGTGTAAAAAAAGAAACCTTAATAGGTCAGATTTTAGAGCATCAAGCTAATCATATAGCAGCTAAACCAGAAACTAAACCCGAAGCTGATACTGAGGAATCGAAACCTAAAAGAGCTCGAATTGTACCGGTTAAAAAAGCGGTTATCCAAAAAAACAAAATCGCTCCAGTTGTTGTAAATGAAGAGAAGTCACTTGAAAGTAGTGGTGTTTCCCAAGAGTTGGATTTTTCGGCAGTGGAAACAACCTCAGATGCAGTCCTAGATGAAACAGCACCCAAAACAATAATTCCAGTTGAGAAAAAAGGGACTAAAGTTATCAAATTTAATAAGTCAGCTTACGAAAAGAAAATTGCCTTAAAAAAAGATAAAGAGAAGGAAAAAGAAAAGGTAACGGTAACGGTTGCAGATAATGATGCAGTAGCAGATAAAGAGATAGTTGTAGAGAGTACAATTGTTTCAACTACAGAAGCCATTGTGCCTAGTAAAAAAATAAATCCACACGATCGAAAGAGAACGGATGATGCTAACCAGTTGAATAAGCAGAATCCAAATCAAAACCCCAATTTTAAAAATAAAAAGAATAATTTTAGAGATTCCGATTTTGAATTTGACGGAATAATAGAAAGCGAAGGTGTTCTTGAAATGATGCCCGATGGTTATGGTTTCTTGCGTTCATCGGATTATAATTATTTAGCTTCACCCGATGATATTTATTTATCGACGTCACAAATTAGATTATTTGGTCTAAAAACCGGAGATACGGTAAAAGGAGTGGTAAGACCTCCAAAAGAAGGGGAGAAGTTCTTCCCTTTGGTACGAGTTTTAAAAATAAACGGACATGATCCACAAGTAGTCCGTGACCGAGTTTCATTCGAACATTTAACTCCTGTTTTTCCTTCTGAAAAATTTAAATTGGCTGAAAAGCAAAGCACCATTTCAACGCGAATTATTGATTTATTTTCTCCAATAGGTAAAGGGCAACGTGGAATGATTGTAGCTCAACCTAAAACGGGTAAAACGATGTTGCTGAAAGAAATAGCCAATGCTATTGCTGCCAATCATCCTGAAGTTTATCTTATTGTTTTATTGATTGATGAGAGACCTGAAGAGGTGACTGATATGCAACGTTCTGTGCGTGGTGAGGTAATTGCTTCTACATTTGATAGAGAACCTCAAGAACACGTTAAAATTGCTAATATCGTGCTTGAAAAAGCAAAACGATTAGTAGAATGTGGTCATGATGTGGTGATTCTTCTAGATTCCATTACGCGTTTAGCAAGAGCTTATAACACCGTACAGCCTGCTTCAGGAAAGGTATTGAGTGGTGGTGTTGATGCCAATGCTTTGCAGAAACCAAAACGTTTCTTTGGAGCCGCCCGTAATGTAGAAAATGGTGGTTCATTGAGTATTATTGCAACAGCATTGACTGAAACTGGTTCTAAAATGGACGAAGTTATTTTTGAAGAATTTAAAGGTACTGGTAATATGGAATTGCAATTAGATCGAAAAATCGCTAATAAACGTATTTTCCCTGCAATAGATTTAACTTCTTCTAGCACCAGACGTGACGATATGTTATTGGATCAAAAAACATTGCAACGCATGTGGATTATGAGAAAATACCTTTCGGATATGAATCCAGTAGAGGCGATGGATTTCATCAATGATCGTTTTAAGAAAACAAGAAATAATGATGAGTTTTTGATCTCTATGAATGATTAA
- a CDS encoding RsmB/NOP family class I SAM-dependent RNA methyltransferase, translated as MRLHRNLVYTTIDSLNAIFNEGEYADKVVARALKKDKRWGSSDRKFVAETIYEIVRWKRLYAEIAEVREPFDRDNLWRMFAVWAVLRGYPIPDWRQLEGTPERKIKGRFDELSKTRAIKESIPDWMDELGVKELGEKVWSTEIAAQNQPAKVILRVNTLKTTKETLRAILMDLDIETDYLKNQPDALVLKERANVFMTDAFKQGFFEVQDANSQLVAAFLDVKPGMRVVDTCAGAGGKTLHIAALMENKGQLIAMDLYESKLKQLKLRAKRDGAFNIEYRIIDTTKVIKKLHEKADRVLIDAPCSGLGVLKRNPDAKWKLKPEFIDNIRKVQSEVLESYSKIVKPGGKLVYATCSVLPSENQEQVARFLTTDIGKQFNFIKDQKILASESGFDGFYMALLERKVQAKEIKEVKA; from the coding sequence ATGAGATTACACAGAAATTTAGTTTATACCACCATTGACTCTTTAAATGCGATATTTAACGAAGGAGAATATGCCGATAAAGTGGTTGCAAGAGCCTTAAAAAAAGACAAACGTTGGGGAAGTTCAGACCGAAAGTTTGTAGCCGAAACAATCTATGAAATTGTAAGATGGAAAAGATTATATGCCGAAATTGCCGAAGTAAGAGAACCTTTTGATAGAGACAATCTTTGGAGAATGTTTGCCGTATGGGCAGTTTTAAGAGGTTATCCAATTCCGGATTGGCGCCAACTCGAAGGAACTCCAGAAAGAAAAATAAAAGGTCGTTTTGATGAACTTTCAAAAACCAGAGCCATCAAAGAATCTATTCCAGACTGGATGGACGAATTAGGAGTAAAAGAACTAGGAGAAAAAGTTTGGTCGACTGAAATTGCCGCTCAAAACCAACCCGCTAAAGTAATTCTTAGAGTAAACACCTTAAAAACAACTAAAGAAACATTAAGAGCAATCTTAATGGATTTAGACATCGAAACTGACTATTTAAAAAATCAGCCTGATGCTTTAGTATTAAAAGAAAGAGCTAATGTTTTCATGACTGATGCTTTCAAACAAGGTTTCTTTGAAGTACAGGATGCCAACTCACAACTAGTAGCTGCCTTTCTTGACGTGAAGCCAGGGATGCGTGTAGTGGATACTTGTGCCGGTGCTGGTGGAAAAACCTTGCATATCGCCGCTTTGATGGAAAACAAAGGTCAGCTGATTGCAATGGATTTATATGAAAGTAAATTAAAGCAATTAAAATTGAGAGCCAAAAGAGATGGTGCCTTTAATATTGAATATCGAATTATTGATACCACAAAGGTGATTAAAAAACTGCATGAAAAAGCTGATCGTGTACTGATTGATGCTCCATGTAGCGGTTTAGGTGTTCTTAAAAGAAACCCTGATGCCAAATGGAAATTGAAACCTGAATTTATTGATAATATCCGTAAAGTACAATCTGAGGTTTTAGAAAGCTATTCCAAAATTGTAAAACCAGGAGGTAAACTAGTTTACGCTACCTGCTCTGTTTTGCCTTCGGAAAACCAAGAACAGGTTGCCCGTTTTTTAACTACTGATATTGGAAAACAATTCAACTTTATAAAAGACCAAAAGATATTGGCTTCAGAATCTGGTTTTGATGGTTTTTACATGGCCTTGTTAGAACGAAAAGTGCAAGCTAAGGAAATCAAAGAAGTTAAGGCTTAA
- a CDS encoding KUP/HAK/KT family potassium transporter, whose product MSTAHKNLHTKLTLGGLLITLGIIYGDIGTSPLYVMKAILGDHTINADIVLGGISCVFWTLTLQTTIKYVIITLSADNHGEGGIFALYALVKKTKIKWLIVPAIIGGSALLADGIITPPISVSSAVEGIKTYYPQINTIPIVIGILFVLFTIQQFGTKLVGKFFAPMMLIWFSMLGILGLLQIIKHPEVFKAFNPYYAYHLLSIHPDGFFVLGFVFLCTTGAEALYSDMGHCGRKNIRISWIFVKTTLVLNYFGQAAYLIHHEGATLKSLGGSNGNPFYLIMADWFQPIGIVIATLAAVIASQALISGSFTLINEAMRLNFWPKVKIKYPTELKGQLYIPSINWLLFFGCVGIVLHFEESGNMEHAYGLAIILCMIMTTILLNFYLIMKRVKLYFIVPLITIYLAIEFSFLAANITKFSEGGYVTLIIAIILISVMTTWYLAKKISKSYTKIVKIQDYKKVLMELSADLSIPKYATHLVYMTNANRIDEIEEKVMYSILQKRPKRADLYWFVHVNILSEPYKTEYKVTEIIKDDLYRVDFNLGFREPTKISLMFREVIKDMVKKGEVDVTSRYESLNKNNIIGDFKFVLSEKFLSNDSDLRWHEKIIMNSYFFIKKLSLSEEGAFGLDSSSVKIEKFPMVLHPPENIGLTRIK is encoded by the coding sequence ATGAGCACCGCGCATAAAAACCTGCATACCAAATTAACTTTAGGTGGTTTATTAATTACATTAGGTATAATTTACGGGGATATAGGAACTTCTCCTTTATACGTTATGAAAGCCATTTTGGGAGATCATACCATTAATGCCGATATTGTTCTAGGAGGAATATCCTGCGTTTTTTGGACTCTTACCTTACAAACCACCATTAAATACGTAATCATTACACTCAGTGCTGATAATCATGGCGAAGGTGGAATCTTTGCCTTGTATGCTCTAGTTAAGAAAACAAAAATAAAATGGCTTATTGTCCCCGCCATTATTGGAGGAAGTGCCTTACTCGCCGATGGAATTATCACACCTCCCATTTCAGTTTCATCTGCTGTGGAAGGAATTAAAACCTATTATCCGCAAATAAACACCATCCCTATTGTAATTGGAATTTTGTTTGTTCTTTTTACTATTCAACAGTTCGGAACAAAATTAGTTGGTAAATTTTTTGCACCCATGATGCTTATTTGGTTTAGCATGCTAGGAATTTTGGGACTTTTACAAATTATAAAACACCCCGAAGTTTTCAAGGCTTTTAATCCATACTACGCCTACCATTTATTATCGATTCATCCGGACGGATTCTTCGTATTAGGTTTTGTATTTCTATGTACCACCGGAGCCGAAGCCTTGTATTCAGACATGGGACATTGTGGTCGAAAAAACATTAGAATTAGCTGGATTTTTGTAAAAACGACTTTAGTACTTAATTATTTTGGTCAAGCGGCTTATTTAATTCATCACGAAGGAGCTACCTTAAAAAGTCTAGGAGGATCTAATGGTAACCCTTTTTATCTCATCATGGCCGATTGGTTCCAACCAATTGGAATTGTAATTGCTACCCTAGCGGCCGTTATTGCTTCTCAAGCCCTTATCAGTGGTTCCTTTACTTTAATAAATGAAGCGATGCGATTGAATTTCTGGCCAAAAGTTAAAATCAAATACCCTACAGAATTAAAAGGTCAGCTCTATATCCCTTCGATAAACTGGTTGCTTTTCTTTGGCTGTGTTGGAATTGTTTTGCACTTTGAAGAATCTGGAAATATGGAACACGCCTATGGATTAGCCATTATTTTATGTATGATTATGACCACTATTTTACTCAATTTCTACTTGATTATGAAAAGGGTCAAATTATACTTTATTGTTCCTTTAATCACCATTTACCTAGCGATTGAATTCAGCTTTTTAGCAGCGAATATCACTAAATTTTCAGAAGGAGGTTATGTAACCTTGATAATTGCCATTATTTTAATTTCAGTAATGACTACTTGGTATTTAGCTAAGAAAATCAGTAAGAGTTACACCAAAATTGTAAAAATACAAGACTACAAAAAAGTATTGATGGAACTAAGCGCCGACTTAAGCATACCAAAATACGCCACCCACCTGGTTTACATGACCAATGCCAATCGCATAGATGAAATTGAAGAAAAAGTAATGTATTCTATTTTACAAAAAAGACCAAAAAGAGCTGATTTGTACTGGTTTGTACATGTTAATATCTTAAGCGAACCTTATAAAACAGAATACAAAGTAACCGAAATTATCAAAGACGACTTGTATCGTGTGGATTTTAATTTAGGATTTAGAGAGCCTACTAAAATAAGTTTGATGTTTAGAGAAGTAATCAAGGACATGGTAAAAAAAGGAGAAGTTGATGTCACTAGCCGTTATGAATCTTTAAATAAAAACAATATAATAGGCGATTTCAAATTTGTACTATCTGAAAAATTCCTTTCCAACGATAGTGATTTAAGATGGCACGAAAAAATAATCATGAATTCGTATTTCTTTATTAAGAAATTAAGCTTGTCAGAAGAAGGAGCTTTTGGTCTGGACAGCAGTTCGGTGAAAATAGAGAAATTCCCAATGGTACTTCATCCACCGGAAAACATTGGTTTAACCCGAATTAAATAA
- a CDS encoding WD40/YVTN/BNR-like repeat-containing protein, whose translation MRTFILLFLTVFFLKSCKTIRNENENKNKTIFKSVQIDTLFQDNISIRAIAIDGNKIWYAANGSRFGFYDLQKKVRNERHIANDSLKLEFRSVAQTPKNVFMLSVANPALLYKVSKENWTTTLVYQENNEKVFYDSMQFWNEKEGIAIGDPVEDCLSIIITRDGGNTWNKVPSSKLPKIIEGEAAFAASNTNIVLKGNKVWVVSGGKKSRVFHSADKGNNWEVFATPIMQGKTMTGIFTSDFYDAKNGFVAGGDYELPNQNFGNKAITSDGGKTWKLIAENEGFGYASCVQYIPGSDGKSLVSVGASGLYYSYDSGESWKQLVVDPNIFTIRFINNHTAIAAGKDKMIRIRFLK comes from the coding sequence ATGAGAACTTTTATTTTGCTATTTCTAACTGTGTTTTTTTTAAAATCTTGTAAAACAATTAGAAATGAAAACGAAAATAAGAATAAGACTATTTTTAAATCGGTACAGATTGATACGCTTTTTCAGGATAATATCAGTATTAGAGCTATCGCAATTGATGGAAATAAAATTTGGTACGCAGCAAATGGATCCCGATTCGGTTTTTATGATTTGCAAAAGAAAGTCAGAAATGAAAGGCATATTGCAAATGATAGCTTGAAGTTAGAGTTTAGGAGTGTAGCTCAAACGCCTAAAAATGTTTTTATGTTAAGTGTCGCTAATCCGGCTTTGTTGTATAAGGTGTCTAAAGAGAATTGGACTACAACTTTAGTATATCAGGAGAATAATGAAAAAGTATTCTATGATAGTATGCAATTTTGGAATGAAAAAGAAGGGATTGCTATAGGTGATCCAGTTGAAGATTGTTTATCAATAATTATAACAAGAGACGGTGGAAATACGTGGAATAAAGTTCCGTCCAGTAAGCTTCCTAAAATTATTGAAGGCGAAGCAGCTTTTGCGGCAAGCAACACTAATATTGTATTAAAAGGAAATAAGGTTTGGGTTGTTTCAGGAGGAAAAAAATCTAGAGTTTTTCATTCAGCTGATAAAGGAAATAACTGGGAAGTATTTGCAACACCTATAATGCAAGGAAAAACGATGACCGGGATTTTCACCTCGGATTTTTATGATGCCAAAAATGGATTTGTTGCGGGCGGAGATTATGAATTGCCAAATCAAAATTTTGGCAACAAAGCCATTACTTCAGATGGTGGGAAAACATGGAAATTGATAGCAGAGAATGAAGGTTTTGGCTATGCTTCTTGTGTGCAATATATTCCGGGTAGCGATGGAAAATCCTTGGTAAGTGTAGGAGCCAGTGGACTTTATTATTCCTATGATAGTGGAGAATCTTGGAAACAATTAGTTGTTGATCCAAATATTTTTACAATTCGATTTATAAACAATCACACGGCAATTGCCGCAGGGAAAGATAAAATGATTCGAATCCGGTTTTTAAAATAA
- a CDS encoding sensor of ECF-type sigma factor, with protein MNLKKILPILLLLTSFNFYAQSEKMKEKKEQVRALKIAFLTTELEMTTTESEKFWPIYNRFDDKQFEIRHQKMRAYMSRMGDDALNSMSDKDARLLLTQIETTDEELFLLRKKFVRDIKPVLPAVKILKLKKAEEDFNRKLLHQYRNRTPKKE; from the coding sequence ATGAACTTAAAAAAAATTCTGCCCATACTCTTACTATTGACTTCTTTTAATTTTTATGCCCAAAGCGAAAAGATGAAAGAAAAGAAAGAACAGGTTAGAGCCTTAAAAATAGCTTTTTTAACCACTGAATTAGAAATGACTACTACTGAGTCTGAAAAATTTTGGCCTATTTACAATCGTTTTGATGATAAACAATTTGAAATAAGACATCAAAAAATGAGAGCATACATGAGCCGAATGGGTGATGATGCCCTAAACAGCATGAGCGATAAAGATGCTCGCTTATTATTAACTCAAATAGAGACTACAGATGAGGAATTGTTTTTATTGCGAAAAAAATTCGTGCGAGATATAAAACCTGTACTTCCTGCGGTAAAAATTTTAAAACTAAAAAAAGCTGAAGAAGATTTTAATCGAAAATTGCTACATCAATACAGAAACCGAACTCCCAAAAAAGAGTAA
- a CDS encoding RNA polymerase sigma factor, with product MKEFHSNYKIIALPEEEFIQLLLNPKTQNEAFQKLLFTYQKPLYNHIRNIVLNHDDTNDVLQNTFIKVFQHLKNFKGESKLFSWMYRIATNEALSFLNQKAKKNGISSETLQNKAIDNLKSDPYFDGNEIQIKLHKAIIALPEKQQLIFKMKYFEELKYEEISEILGTSVGALKASYHIAVKKIEAFVTTD from the coding sequence TTGAAAGAATTCCATTCTAATTACAAAATAATAGCTTTGCCAGAAGAAGAATTTATTCAACTGTTATTGAATCCAAAAACGCAAAACGAAGCGTTTCAAAAGCTCTTGTTTACCTATCAGAAACCGCTCTACAATCACATCCGTAACATTGTCCTGAACCACGATGATACTAATGATGTCTTGCAAAATACCTTTATTAAGGTATTCCAACATCTAAAAAACTTTAAAGGAGAAAGTAAATTATTCTCTTGGATGTATCGCATTGCCACAAATGAAGCGCTGAGCTTTTTAAATCAAAAGGCCAAAAAAAACGGAATATCATCCGAGACATTGCAAAACAAAGCCATAGATAATCTAAAATCAGATCCGTATTTTGATGGAAATGAAATTCAAATAAAATTGCACAAAGCAATTATAGCCCTGCCCGAAAAACAACAGCTGATCTTTAAAATGAAATATTTTGAAGAGCTGAAGTATGAGGAAATATCAGAAATACTAGGAACCTCAGTCGGAGCCTTGAAAGCATCTTACCATATTGCCGTAAAAAAAATAGAAGCCTTTGTAACGACAGATTAA